GACTCGACATGACCAGGGCAGAAACTACTGCCAAACCACGCAACATTCGCATATTTGACCTCCTTAAGAAAGTTAGTACTCCTTATTTAACATGACCCATGGATTAATATCTAGAATCTTTGGCGGTTTTTATTGAGAAAAGAGGTAGGTTAGAACCGATGGTGGCAATGAAAATAGTAACCAAGCCTGGTGATGCCAGGCTTGGTTAACTCAATGAAGAAGGTCAGGAGAACCTTTCACAATCAACGGGTCTGATAAAGTTATGCCGCACCACGGATTAAAAACTGATGAATTAATTTCGAGAGCATTGTATCTGAATCTTTTAAACTACTTAGAAAGTGCGCCTCCGTCATGATCCAAGATGAATCACTATTAAGAGTCCTTCACATCGATACAGAATCAACTTGGAGAGGCGGAGAAAACCAGATGAGACTTCTGATGGAAGGGGGCCGCAATGACGCAAAATGGTATCTGGCCACTCCACCAGATAGTGTCGCTGCAACGAAACTCAGTTCCATCGCTACTGTGCTTCCCACAGTTTTTCGAGGCCTGCAATTTCTTGCCAGCGCCCGGCGATTAGCAGGTTTCTGCCGCGAACAGAACATCCAGATCATCGACTGCCAAACCTCGAAGGCCCACTCTATCGCTCTTCTCATTCGTAAATTCAACCCACTGGTGAAAGTTGTGGTTCATCGGCGAGTAGACTTCACACCTTCTGGCTCCTGGATCAATCGGAAGAAGTATCTCAGCACAGCTATCGATCGCTACGTTTCCATTTCGGATGCGATTCATGAGATTCTTCAAAATTATGGGATCCCCGATAAGCGTCTATCAGTGGTGAAAAGCGCTGTGGATCCGAGCCCGTTTAGAGCACTGGATCATGAGACCTGCCGGAAAAAATTAGCCCATGAGCTGAATCTACCAAGCGACATTCCCTGGATTATTAACGTCGCCTACCATACCGAGCAGAAGGGCATGGAAACTCTGATCAGAGGGCTACAAAAACTCAAGACTCGCACTCCAGATTTTGTTTGCCTTCTCGCGGGTAGTGGCCACCTAACAGAGCAACTAAAA
The genomic region above belongs to Pseudobacteriovorax antillogorgiicola and contains:
- a CDS encoding glycosyltransferase family 4 protein, with the protein product MRLLMEGGRNDAKWYLATPPDSVAATKLSSIATVLPTVFRGLQFLASARRLAGFCREQNIQIIDCQTSKAHSIALLIRKFNPLVKVVVHRRVDFTPSGSWINRKKYLSTAIDRYVSISDAIHEILQNYGIPDKRLSVVKSAVDPSPFRALDHETCRKKLAHELNLPSDIPWIINVAYHTEQKGMETLIRGLQKLKTRTPDFVCLLAGSGHLTEQLKIMTHEYRLDSQVRFLGIRKDVPELLVAGDIFALPSNYEGLGTSILDALHSRCAVAASRIGGIPEMIQHDRTGLLSEVGDDSQLAINLERLIRDPLTRRELAAAGEAFISDKFSIARMVEGNLAVYRDVLAT